A stretch of the Lolium perenne isolate Kyuss_39 chromosome 3, Kyuss_2.0, whole genome shotgun sequence genome encodes the following:
- the LOC139838263 gene encoding chitinase CLP-like, with protein sequence MSKPRRLLLAAAVSTLCVLASTVAGDGGKPLVTAITKDAATFLYSAPVIRNGQPGHHLVLDLSGPIIWSTCATDLRTLECNSVACMRAHRFHPPGCRHTGYGKPDDDNPYRCKCTAHPHNPVCGATVSGDVTRTALSANATDGRNPLRPVSFVAVTSCAPDSLLARCRPAAPAGLRPVA encoded by the coding sequence ATGTCGAAACCTAGACGTCTCCtcctcgccgctgctgtctcgacGCTCTGCGTACTGGCGTCGACGGTGGCCGGCGACGGTGGGAAGCCGCTGGTCACGGCCATCACCAAGGACGCGGCCACCTTCCTCTACAGCGCCCCCGTCATAAGGAACGGGCAGCCGGGCCACCACCTCGTCCTCGACCTCTCCGGCCCCATCATCTGGTCCACCTGCGCAACCGACCTCCGCACGCTGGAGTGCAACAGCGTCGCCTGCATGCGCGCGCATCGCTTCCACCCGCCTGGCTGCCGGCACACCGGCTACGGCAAGCCCGACGACGACAACCCCTACCGCTGCAAGTGCACGGCGCACCCGCACAACCCCGTCTGCGGCGCCACCGTCTCGGGGGACGTGACGCGCACGGCGCTCTCCGCCAACGCCACCGATGGCAGGAACCCGCTGCGCCCGGTGTCATTCGTCGCCGTCACGTCCTGCGCGCCGGACTCCCTCCTCGCGAGGTGCCGTCCAGCTGCACCTGCTGGCTTGCGCCCCGTCGCCTGA